The Peribacillus simplex genome contains a region encoding:
- a CDS encoding VOC family protein, which produces MTYIFKSIDHIQLAAPKGSKDTARKFFKNILGFEEVEKPEELKKRGGVWFEFGNYQIHIGIEEPFYPAKKAHPAFEIENIEELRKHLVTNGIDVMDDDKLPGAKRFYISDPFGNRMELLEWINR; this is translated from the coding sequence ATGACTTATATTTTTAAATCAATTGACCATATTCAGCTCGCTGCTCCTAAAGGTAGTAAGGACACTGCAAGAAAATTTTTTAAGAATATTTTAGGTTTTGAAGAAGTTGAAAAACCTGAAGAATTAAAGAAACGTGGCGGGGTTTGGTTTGAATTTGGAAATTATCAAATACATATAGGAATCGAAGAACCATTTTATCCAGCCAAAAAAGCACATCCTGCTTTTGAAATAGAAAATATAGAGGAATTAAGAAAACATCTGGTAACAAACGGTATTGATGTTATGGATGACGATAAACTTCCAGGTGCTAAAAGGTTCTATATTTCCGACCCTTTTGGTAACCGTATGGAATTGTTAGAGTGGATTAATAGGTAA
- a CDS encoding GNAT family N-acetyltransferase has product MNYKVIINMPISNHEIPELRELVGWGRRDKDFPTLFKRCNFWAGVRNENNKLIAFGYVAGTGLEHGYMEDIIVHPDYQKMGIGVELVRELLRESQRYGLEIVTLTHDPKHKSFYETCGFTPCSGGLWKKQ; this is encoded by the coding sequence ATGAATTATAAAGTCATAATAAACATGCCAATATCTAATCATGAAATACCTGAATTAAGAGAACTTGTTGGATGGGGAAGACGAGACAAAGATTTTCCAACCTTATTTAAACGATGTAACTTTTGGGCTGGAGTAAGAAACGAAAATAATAAACTTATAGCATTTGGTTATGTTGCAGGGACGGGATTAGAACATGGTTATATGGAAGACATCATTGTTCATCCTGATTATCAAAAAATGGGGATTGGTGTGGAGTTAGTAAGAGAATTATTAAGAGAGTCTCAAAGGTATGGTTTAGAAATTGTTACCTTAACGCATGATCCTAAACATAAGAGCTTTTATGAAACTTGCGGCTTTACTCCTTGTTCAGGTGGGTTATGGAAAAAACAGTAA
- a CDS encoding MFS transporter, with amino-acid sequence MNQKENRLIITLCLIVLSGVANSLLFNVALFEMMNGLEVTASKISWVVISYTLVIACGSITYSKLASYFQIKSLLIFGISLFVTGSLIGYTTNDFIVVVLARIIQAAGGSSFIALSMILTNQYLTFPKRNLALTLIGACLSLGSGIGFLLGGFFTHFWGWHSLFLLMSMAIFTLLGIILFVPSGYANHKKLTQPFDFLGFLYLLTFVVTFILGVKLNGYLLIITVISVFFMGIHGKRQDVGIFMDLSVFRFYAFNRFLLLSFINSAAMVGIIFLFPLLAGQQFHVSALKTGFILAGISIFSFLLSFVIRPAITRIQGNGQLVVAVVLQFIGFLLLAIFGVNQFAVASVGVALINISFTILTIVINIDIPHTIKKEKSAMGLGIYNLINFLGMSFGPSIASRILNVTSSFSLSFGFFVSLLLVALLLSCVSSIPVSSRKIKQSRQL; translated from the coding sequence ATGAATCAAAAAGAGAATAGGTTGATTATCACATTATGTTTAATCGTTTTATCCGGGGTAGCCAATTCACTTCTGTTTAATGTTGCCTTATTTGAAATGATGAATGGGCTTGAGGTGACAGCTTCCAAAATTAGCTGGGTGGTTATTTCCTATACTTTAGTGATTGCCTGTGGTTCGATTACTTATAGTAAGCTAGCCTCTTATTTTCAAATTAAAAGTTTGTTGATTTTTGGGATTAGTTTATTCGTTACAGGTTCCCTTATAGGGTACACGACGAATGATTTTATCGTTGTGGTCTTGGCCCGTATTATTCAAGCAGCGGGTGGTAGCTCGTTTATTGCATTATCCATGATCCTGACGAATCAGTATCTCACCTTCCCTAAACGCAATCTGGCTTTAACATTAATAGGTGCCTGTCTATCACTTGGTTCAGGAATAGGATTTTTGCTCGGAGGCTTCTTTACTCATTTTTGGGGCTGGCACTCCCTATTTTTATTAATGAGTATGGCTATTTTTACGTTGCTAGGAATTATTTTGTTTGTGCCCTCCGGATATGCCAATCATAAGAAGCTTACCCAACCGTTTGATTTTTTAGGCTTCCTTTATTTATTGACTTTTGTCGTGACGTTTATTTTAGGAGTCAAATTAAATGGTTATTTGCTAATTATTACAGTGATATCTGTATTTTTTATGGGGATCCATGGCAAACGTCAAGATGTCGGGATATTTATGGATTTGTCAGTTTTTCGATTCTATGCCTTTAATCGGTTCCTTTTGCTTAGTTTTATTAATAGTGCTGCCATGGTGGGAATTATTTTTCTTTTTCCGTTATTAGCAGGACAGCAGTTTCATGTCTCTGCCTTGAAAACTGGCTTTATTTTGGCGGGGATATCAATCTTTTCCTTTTTGCTGAGCTTCGTAATAAGACCAGCTATAACCCGCATCCAAGGGAATGGTCAATTGGTCGTTGCTGTCGTCCTTCAATTCATTGGATTTCTGCTATTAGCCATCTTTGGAGTAAACCAATTTGCAGTGGCTAGTGTTGGCGTTGCCCTTATTAATATAAGCTTTACAATCCTTACCATTGTCATCAATATTGATATTCCCCACACGATAAAGAAGGAAAAAAGTGCAATGGGGCTGGGGATCTATAACTTAATCAACTTTTTAGGAATGTCATTTGGCCCTTCAATAGCGAGCCGAATCCTAAACGTGACATCAAGTTTCAGCCTGAGCTTTGGATTTTTCGTTAGTCTATTACTTGTAGCATTGCTATTATCATGCGTGAGCAGCATTCCAGTCTCTTCAAGGAAGATAAAGCAGTCACGTCAACTGTAA
- a CDS encoding ArsR/SmtB family transcription factor: MTLEQNDTQRIKIFNALADEKRIAIIRLLYYGNNRPMCTDIGRSLGVSKSNGSYHLKILSEAELVKIDREGVIKYVSLNEETFTRYLPGFLATL; the protein is encoded by the coding sequence ATGACTTTAGAACAAAACGATACGCAACGAATAAAAATATTTAATGCCTTAGCAGATGAAAAAAGGATCGCAATCATCCGCTTATTGTATTACGGAAACAATCGCCCGATGTGTACGGATATAGGAAGGAGTTTAGGTGTAAGTAAGTCCAATGGTTCCTATCATTTAAAAATTTTATCCGAAGCAGAGCTGGTGAAGATTGACCGTGAGGGTGTCATAAAATATGTCTCATTAAATGAGGAGACATTCACCCGCTATTTACCTGGGTTTTTGGCTACGCTTTAA
- a CDS encoding haloacid dehalogenase-like hydrolase: MNNRTKLKALFGMIVICLFLYASLGTAASGRAVSTPQNRGGHCIQVLDKGKWAPGTYKSVQNLIDKHGAGSTGYDPNRKPYVVFDWDHTSIMNDTEEALFLYQIDHLAYNMQPEEFYEVIKKNVPNGPFSHEFKNLQGNAVTLKEIAEDLKRDYKFLYSNYNGMNGKERLETLHSTDQFKDFKAKMYFLYEAIGETYGVEIGYPWVLYLFANMSTEEVQQLAEASNDYNLGAEMASVTLISPGSMLGKAGTVQVTYTTGLRLASEIANLMHTFMENGIDVFVISASMEEVVEVFSSNPKYGYNLPKENVFGMRLKKKEGITQAEYEDNWPITAREGKVEVIEHAISKTRGGYGPIFVAGDSSTDYEMLTIKSLKLGLIINRLKTGDIGKLAKTATERMGKNNPKYVLQGRNENTGLWIPTEYTIKLGSNEEELLANP, encoded by the coding sequence ATGAATAATAGAACCAAATTAAAAGCTTTATTTGGCATGATCGTTATTTGCTTGTTTTTGTATGCTTCCTTAGGAACGGCTGCAAGCGGAAGAGCAGTTTCGACTCCGCAAAATAGGGGGGGCCATTGTATTCAAGTGTTGGATAAAGGGAAATGGGCTCCTGGCACCTATAAGTCTGTTCAAAACCTAATTGATAAGCATGGTGCCGGAAGTACAGGATACGATCCAAATCGAAAACCTTATGTTGTTTTTGATTGGGATCATACCAGCATCATGAATGATACGGAGGAGGCCCTCTTTCTTTATCAAATTGATCACTTGGCATATAACATGCAACCGGAAGAGTTTTATGAAGTGATCAAAAAGAATGTGCCGAATGGACCCTTTTCACACGAGTTTAAAAACCTTCAAGGAAATGCGGTCACTCTTAAGGAAATTGCCGAGGATCTTAAGCGTGATTACAAATTTCTTTATTCGAACTATAATGGGATGAATGGAAAAGAGAGGTTAGAAACGCTTCATTCAACTGATCAATTTAAAGATTTTAAAGCGAAAATGTACTTTCTGTATGAAGCCATTGGGGAAACATACGGTGTTGAAATCGGATATCCATGGGTGCTGTATTTATTTGCCAACATGTCGACCGAAGAAGTTCAGCAGCTTGCAGAGGCTTCAAATGATTATAATTTAGGGGCGGAAATGGCATCGGTGACGCTTATAAGTCCTGGGTCCATGTTAGGAAAAGCCGGTACTGTTCAAGTTACCTATACAACAGGACTGCGTCTGGCCTCGGAAATCGCAAACTTAATGCATACTTTTATGGAGAATGGGATTGACGTTTTTGTTATTTCAGCTTCGATGGAAGAAGTGGTGGAGGTATTTTCGTCAAATCCAAAATACGGCTACAACCTTCCAAAGGAAAATGTCTTTGGGATGAGATTAAAAAAGAAGGAAGGAATTACTCAAGCAGAATATGAAGACAATTGGCCGATCACTGCTCGAGAGGGTAAGGTGGAAGTGATCGAACACGCCATCTCCAAAACGCGGGGCGGATACGGTCCGATATTCGTAGCGGGAGACAGCAGCACAGATTATGAAATGCTGACAATTAAGAGTTTGAAACTCGGTTTAATTATCAACCGCCTTAAAACAGGTGATATCGGCAAGCTTGCAAAAACAGCTACAGAACGGATGGGCAAAAACAACCCTAAATATGTTCTCCAAGGAAGAAATGAGAATACAGGCTTATGGATACCGACTGAATACACGATCAAGCTTGGGTCAAATGAAGAAGAATTGTTGGCAAATCCATAA
- a CDS encoding saccharopine dehydrogenase NADP-binding domain-containing protein encodes MLNGTSSFSISILGSSGGVAKAVLAILNQSAQDKNDPMYPIISISQLHLIDIKQKDKEYYDQLFLNLADKIKISQLDLTDVSHFQKHLKRTKTKVVIDVSWADTIEMMKCCNELGVFYINSALENTEVDEDESLYGFPLTERYIRFEDSKKNLTNMKAIVGSGMNPGVVQWMAIKLINENPDRKPLACYIVEHDDSFFKDKTLIKPNTLYTSWSVECFLDEAILSYPMFVHHHLPQYFYEKVYAMEYKVRLGQKEFYGCLMPHEEVITLGKLFDMQLGFIYRVNEYTTESIRNNLANVDVLWDWNQQLLDPDIGEIEGEDLVGVLLVYEDSEKYIYNVMKSSEIYPKFKTNATYFQVACGIYAAMASIILDDLSLGIYYVDELLFNTKSKYGGYLTYHMTDFVTGENKGSDGLLHQRLKWIE; translated from the coding sequence ATGTTAAATGGGACAAGTTCATTTTCCATTTCTATATTAGGCAGCAGTGGAGGTGTTGCAAAAGCGGTATTGGCCATACTAAATCAATCCGCCCAAGATAAAAATGACCCTATGTACCCCATCATTAGCATTTCCCAGCTTCACCTAATTGATATTAAACAAAAGGATAAAGAGTATTACGACCAATTATTCCTAAACCTTGCGGATAAAATCAAAATTTCCCAGCTTGATCTCACGGATGTAAGTCACTTTCAGAAACATTTAAAAAGGACAAAAACGAAAGTAGTCATTGATGTTTCTTGGGCTGATACAATTGAGATGATGAAATGCTGTAACGAATTAGGTGTTTTTTACATCAATTCAGCCCTCGAGAACACTGAGGTCGATGAGGACGAAAGTCTATATGGTTTCCCATTGACCGAGCGATATATTAGATTTGAAGATAGCAAAAAAAATCTTACCAATATGAAGGCGATTGTTGGCTCGGGTATGAATCCTGGTGTAGTGCAATGGATGGCCATAAAACTCATAAACGAAAATCCGGATCGAAAACCATTAGCCTGCTACATTGTGGAGCATGACGATTCCTTTTTTAAAGACAAAACGTTGATCAAACCTAACACACTCTATACTTCTTGGTCGGTCGAATGCTTCCTGGATGAAGCGATATTATCTTACCCTATGTTTGTCCATCATCATTTGCCACAATATTTTTATGAAAAAGTATATGCAATGGAGTATAAAGTAAGGTTAGGGCAAAAAGAGTTTTATGGTTGTCTAATGCCACATGAAGAAGTGATTACATTAGGTAAATTATTTGATATGCAATTGGGGTTTATTTATCGTGTAAATGAATATACAACGGAATCAATCCGAAATAATTTGGCTAATGTAGACGTTCTCTGGGATTGGAATCAACAATTACTTGATCCAGATATAGGTGAAATTGAAGGTGAAGACCTAGTTGGTGTCCTATTAGTTTACGAGGATAGCGAAAAGTATATATATAATGTGATGAAAAGTAGTGAAATATATCCGAAATTCAAAACAAACGCCACGTACTTCCAAGTTGCTTGTGGCATTTATGCTGCTATGGCGAGCATAATCCTGGATGACCTTTCTTTAGGTATCTATTATGTTGATGAGCTTTTGTTCAACACCAAGAGCAAGTACGGAGGGTATTTAACCTACCATATGACTGACTTTGTCACAGGAGAAAATAAAGGCTCCGATGGATTATTGCATCAAAGACTTAAATGGATTGAATAG
- a CDS encoding SET domain-containing protein encodes MIHPDTEIRFVNEKIGVGVFATKMIPKGTIIWALDDLDIILKEDEIESLDIVRREIVYKYAYLNDDDYYVLCWDHARYMNHSFSPNVVSTVYEIELASRDILPGEQITCDYATLGLDEPFECEPEEGTSSTVVMPDDYLYRYKEWDELAREAFKQLNQVDQPLRHLILPEFVDRVNAIAEGRAEPDSFLTLYEEE; translated from the coding sequence ATGATACATCCAGATACCGAGATTCGGTTTGTCAATGAAAAGATTGGTGTGGGCGTTTTTGCCACAAAAATGATCCCCAAAGGAACGATCATCTGGGCATTGGATGATTTGGACATTATTCTCAAGGAAGATGAAATTGAATCGCTTGATATCGTGCGAAGGGAAATCGTCTATAAATATGCCTACCTCAACGATGACGATTACTACGTGCTGTGCTGGGATCATGCCAGATACATGAATCACAGCTTCAGTCCAAATGTGGTATCGACGGTCTATGAGATTGAATTGGCGTCGAGGGATATTCTTCCCGGAGAACAAATCACGTGCGACTATGCTACGCTCGGGTTGGACGAACCTTTTGAGTGTGAACCGGAGGAAGGGACTTCTAGCACCGTAGTGATGCCGGATGATTATCTGTATCGCTATAAGGAATGGGATGAGTTGGCTAGGGAGGCATTCAAACAATTGAATCAAGTAGACCAGCCTTTGCGTCATCTTATTCTACCGGAGTTCGTCGACAGGGTAAACGCGATCGCAGAGGGACGTGCCGAGCCAGATTCCTTTCTTACGCTCTATGAAGAGGAGTAA
- a CDS encoding IS110 family transposase: MEAMIERCAGLDVHQETVVACVLFGPLDKKPKTSIETFSTTTTGLLALSDWLAPLQVSDVVMESTGVYWKPIWNILEGSFHLVLANARHVKNVPGRKTDVKDAEWLAKLLRCGLIESNFVPPEDIRDLRDLTRYRKKLIHHRTSEQNRIHKILQDANIKLTSVLSDIFGVSGRRILEAILNGEKIETDGLRKMVDWRTKASITDIAHAINGRIRRHHRDMLRYHWEHMSYLEKAIEELEKQIDQLLSPYHKEVELLDGIPGVNKAAAATFIAEMGVDMSLFKSAKHLASWAGVSPGNYESAGKKK, encoded by the coding sequence ATGGAAGCAATGATTGAACGGTGTGCTGGCCTAGATGTGCACCAAGAAACAGTAGTAGCCTGTGTATTATTTGGTCCATTAGATAAAAAACCAAAAACCTCTATTGAAACGTTTTCAACTACAACAACGGGACTCTTGGCTTTGAGTGATTGGCTCGCTCCCCTCCAGGTATCCGATGTTGTGATGGAAAGTACCGGAGTCTACTGGAAACCAATATGGAATATACTCGAAGGATCTTTTCACCTTGTTCTTGCCAATGCCAGGCATGTCAAAAATGTTCCAGGCCGTAAAACTGATGTAAAAGATGCCGAATGGCTTGCCAAGCTTCTAAGATGCGGACTTATTGAAAGCAATTTTGTCCCACCAGAGGATATTCGTGATTTACGTGATCTTACTCGTTATCGAAAAAAATTGATTCATCATCGCACATCAGAGCAGAATCGCATTCACAAAATTCTTCAAGATGCTAATATCAAGCTAACTTCCGTTCTATCAGACATTTTTGGTGTATCGGGACGCCGAATCCTTGAAGCGATTCTAAACGGTGAAAAAATAGAGACCGATGGTCTTCGAAAAATGGTGGATTGGCGAACAAAAGCAAGTATTACTGACATTGCCCATGCAATTAATGGCCGTATTCGCCGTCATCATCGTGATATGTTGCGTTACCATTGGGAGCATATGAGTTATTTAGAAAAAGCCATAGAAGAATTGGAAAAACAAATTGATCAACTCCTGTCCCCATATCATAAGGAAGTAGAATTATTGGATGGTATACCTGGTGTGAACAAAGCTGCCGCAGCTACTTTTATTGCAGAGATGGGCGTGGATATGTCTTTATTTAAGTCGGCTAAACATCTTGCCTCTTGGGCTGGTGTGAGTCCTGGAAATTACGAAAGTGCTGGTAAAAAAAAATGA
- a CDS encoding transglycosylase domain-containing protein, with protein sequence MSETYRSRQERKQVEKTKQDQSKNTPKRKSFLKKVLLWCLLLGVVSIGIGAVTVAAMIKDAPKIDASKLVDPLSTKLYDKNGNFLYEYGKEKRTKIKYSQVPIMLEHAFIATEDAHFYEHDGIDIKGTARAIFKNLKGDFGSQGGSTITQQVIKNSFLSPQKTIKRKVQEWSLAYQLEQKYSKHQILMMYLNKIYLGDGAYGVAAAAKNYYGIDADHLNKLTLPEAAMLAGLPQSPSYYDPTEPENVKAATNRRNIVLEAMYKQGYITKKQLEDAKKVPVTAGLVPKTKQQGMPYEAFLDAVVKEVERKLKNVNISSDGLSIYTTLDPKAQTFADKIMNTDTIISYPNDNFQGAFVFLDTKTGEVRAIGSGRNQYKASFRGNNFAVDIKRQPGSTFKPIFDYGPAIENSKWSTAHQINDHEITYSNGQSISNWDHQYHGMLSIRTALQWSYNIPALLTLQEVGMDKAQNFAENLGITFNNNKVYESYAIGSNTVNPLELAGAYSAFGNNGEYNTPHFVRKVVYPDGRVVNLTPKPKRAMHDYTAYLVTDMLRTVVKSGTGKTANVLGLDVAGKTGTTNFDSKTRAQYGYPSGSVNDSWFAGYTPQYTMAVWTGYTKNGPGNYMDGNTTKISHQMFKVMLEEFGTDRSSFQQPSDVYQVNNELFIKGANPEEGPPVTKNNKDKPFGGNKEDKKHKQEEEKHKQQEEKKHKQKEEKHKQQEEKKHEKKEEKHKQQEEKKHEQ encoded by the coding sequence ATTAGGTGTTGTTTCAATTGGAATAGGGGCAGTTACGGTTGCAGCGATGATTAAGGATGCACCTAAAATAGATGCTTCAAAACTAGTCGATCCGCTTTCTACCAAATTATACGATAAAAACGGGAATTTCCTTTACGAATATGGTAAAGAAAAGCGCACAAAAATTAAGTATTCTCAAGTTCCAATAATGTTGGAACATGCTTTCATTGCCACGGAGGATGCACATTTTTATGAACACGATGGCATTGATATAAAAGGAACTGCGAGAGCAATCTTCAAGAACCTAAAAGGGGATTTCGGATCTCAAGGCGGAAGTACGATTACACAGCAGGTCATTAAAAACTCCTTTTTGTCACCTCAGAAAACAATAAAGCGAAAGGTACAGGAATGGAGCTTGGCCTATCAGCTTGAGCAAAAGTATTCTAAACATCAAATCTTAATGATGTATTTAAATAAGATCTACCTTGGAGACGGGGCATATGGTGTAGCGGCTGCCGCCAAAAATTACTACGGAATCGATGCCGATCATCTAAATAAATTAACGCTTCCGGAGGCTGCTATGTTGGCGGGGCTCCCACAGAGTCCGAGTTATTACGATCCCACTGAACCCGAAAATGTGAAAGCAGCAACAAATCGTCGTAATATTGTTTTAGAAGCCATGTATAAACAAGGGTATATTACGAAAAAGCAATTGGAGGATGCAAAGAAGGTTCCAGTTACAGCAGGACTTGTTCCAAAAACGAAACAACAAGGAATGCCGTACGAGGCGTTTTTGGACGCTGTTGTAAAAGAAGTTGAAAGAAAGCTGAAAAATGTAAATATCAGTTCGGATGGATTATCTATTTATACGACGCTAGATCCAAAAGCTCAGACCTTTGCGGACAAAATAATGAACACCGATACGATTATTTCTTATCCAAATGACAACTTTCAAGGAGCCTTCGTATTTTTAGATACAAAAACAGGAGAAGTTCGAGCTATTGGAAGCGGTCGAAACCAATATAAAGCTTCTTTCCGAGGCAACAACTTTGCGGTTGATATTAAACGTCAACCAGGATCTACTTTCAAGCCAATCTTTGATTATGGTCCGGCTATTGAAAATTCAAAATGGTCTACAGCACACCAAATTAATGATCATGAGATAACCTACTCAAATGGTCAATCTATTTCTAACTGGGATCATCAATATCACGGAATGTTGTCGATTAGAACAGCACTTCAATGGTCATACAATATTCCAGCACTCCTTACCCTTCAAGAAGTAGGGATGGATAAAGCACAAAACTTTGCAGAAAATCTGGGTATTACTTTTAATAATAATAAGGTGTACGAATCATATGCGATTGGAAGTAATACGGTTAATCCATTAGAGTTGGCAGGGGCATATAGTGCTTTTGGAAATAACGGTGAATACAATACACCACATTTTGTTCGTAAAGTTGTCTATCCTGATGGCAGAGTTGTTAATTTAACTCCAAAGCCAAAACGTGCTATGCATGATTACACAGCTTATTTGGTGACGGATATGTTACGGACAGTCGTAAAATCTGGTACAGGAAAAACAGCAAATGTCCTTGGACTAGATGTGGCTGGAAAAACTGGCACAACCAATTTTGACAGTAAAACCAGAGCACAATATGGATATCCATCCGGTTCGGTAAATGATAGTTGGTTCGCTGGTTATACACCGCAATACACTATGGCGGTTTGGACTGGATATACTAAAAATGGTCCAGGTAATTATATGGATGGAAATACAACTAAAATCTCGCACCAAATGTTTAAGGTCATGCTGGAAGAGTTTGGAACAGACCGAAGTAGCTTCCAGCAACCTAGTGATGTATACCAGGTGAATAATGAACTGTTCATTAAAGGTGCAAATCCTGAAGAAGGTCCACCAGTTACAAAAAATAATAAAGATAAACCATTTGGTGGAAATAAAGAGGATAAAAAACATAAACAAGAGGAAGAGAAGCATAAACAACAAGAGGAAAAGAAACACAAACAAAAGGAAGAGAAGCATAAACAACAAGAGGAAAAGAAACACGAAAAAAAGGAAGAGAAGCATAAACAACAAGAAGAAAAGAAACACGAACAATAA